In Streptococcus oralis, a single window of DNA contains:
- the comW gene encoding sigma(X)-activator ComW, whose translation MLQNFYDRTFVFLKLVEQEYASLGQSCSEWESLHLRFLLYYLIRFKIKSDRDFSLYHFRTAYRLYLEKLLQGGTTLIQ comes from the coding sequence ATGCTTCAAAATTTTTATGATCGAACATTTGTTTTTTTGAAATTAGTTGAACAAGAATATGCCTCTTTAGGCCAGAGTTGTTCAGAGTGGGAATCACTTCATCTTCGTTTTTTACTATATTACTTAATCCGATTTAAAATTAAAAGTGATAGGGACTTTTCTCTATATCACTTTAGAACAGCTTATCGTCTATATCTAGAGAAATTACTGCAAGGTGGTACAACTCTTATCCAATAG
- the ftsH gene encoding ATP-dependent zinc metalloprotease FtsH has product MKKQNNGLVRNPFLYLLIIFFLVTGFQYFYSGNTTGRSEKINYTELVKEITADNVKELTYQPNGSVIEVSGVYKNSKTGKEETGIQFFPPTATTVERFSSTILPSDSTVSELQKLASEHKAEVTVKHESSSGMWINILVSVVPFAILFFFLFSMMGNMGGNNSRNPMSFGRSKAKAANKEDIKVRFSDVAGAEEEKQELVEVVEFLKDPKRFTKLGARIPAGVLLEGPPGTGKTLLAKAVAGEAGVPFFSISGSDFVEMFVGVGASRVRSLFEDAKKAAPAIIFIDEIDAVGRQRGVGLGGGNDEREQTLNQLLIEMDGFEGNEGIIVIAATNRSDVLDPALLRPGRFDRKVLVGRPDVKGREAILKVHAKNKPLAEDVDLKLVAQQTPGFVGADLENVLNEAALVAARRNKSIIDASDIDEAEDRVIAGPSKKDKTVSQRERELVAYHEAGHTIVGLVLSNARVVHKVTIVPRGRAGGYMIALPKEDQMLLSKEDMKEQLAGLMGGRVAEEIIFNVQTTGASNDFEQATQMARAMVTEYGMSEKLGPVQYEGNHAMFGAQSPQKSISEQTAYEIDEEVRSLLNEARNKAAEIIQSNRETHKLIAEALLKYETLDSTQIKSLYETGKMPETVEEESHALSYDEVKSKMSEEK; this is encoded by the coding sequence ATGAAAAAACAAAATAATGGTTTAGTTAGAAATCCATTTCTCTACTTGTTAATTATCTTCTTCCTAGTGACAGGATTCCAGTATTTTTACTCTGGAAATACTACTGGACGAAGCGAAAAAATTAACTATACAGAACTGGTAAAAGAAATTACAGCAGACAATGTAAAAGAATTAACCTATCAGCCAAATGGTAGCGTCATTGAAGTGTCTGGTGTTTATAAAAATTCTAAGACTGGTAAAGAAGAAACGGGAATTCAATTTTTCCCTCCTACAGCTACAACAGTAGAAAGATTCTCAAGTACTATTCTTCCGTCTGATTCAACAGTTTCAGAATTGCAAAAACTTGCTTCTGAACATAAGGCGGAGGTAACGGTTAAACATGAGAGTTCGAGCGGTATGTGGATCAATATCCTTGTCTCTGTTGTGCCGTTTGCTATTCTCTTCTTCTTCCTATTCTCTATGATGGGAAATATGGGAGGAAACAATAGTAGAAATCCAATGAGTTTTGGACGTAGCAAAGCCAAAGCTGCTAACAAAGAAGATATCAAGGTACGATTCTCAGATGTTGCTGGTGCCGAGGAAGAAAAACAAGAATTAGTAGAAGTTGTTGAATTCCTAAAAGATCCAAAACGATTTACAAAACTTGGAGCCCGCATTCCAGCAGGTGTTCTTTTGGAGGGTCCTCCGGGAACAGGTAAAACTTTGCTTGCTAAGGCAGTTGCTGGAGAAGCAGGAGTTCCATTCTTTAGCATCTCAGGATCTGACTTTGTAGAAATGTTTGTCGGAGTTGGTGCAAGCCGCGTTCGTTCTCTTTTTGAGGATGCAAAAAAAGCAGCGCCAGCCATCATCTTTATCGATGAAATTGATGCTGTTGGTCGCCAACGTGGTGTCGGCCTCGGTGGAGGAAATGATGAACGTGAACAAACCTTGAACCAACTCTTGATTGAAATGGATGGTTTTGAGGGAAATGAAGGAATCATCGTTATCGCTGCGACAAACCGTTCAGATGTCCTTGATCCAGCTCTTCTCCGCCCAGGACGTTTTGATAGAAAAGTCTTGGTTGGTCGCCCTGATGTTAAAGGTCGTGAAGCAATCTTGAAAGTTCACGCTAAAAACAAACCTCTAGCAGAAGATGTTGATTTGAAATTAGTTGCCCAACAAACTCCAGGTTTTGTGGGAGCTGACTTGGAAAATGTTCTAAATGAGGCGGCCTTAGTTGCTGCTCGTCGCAACAAATCAATTATTGATGCTTCAGATATTGATGAGGCAGAGGACAGAGTGATTGCTGGACCATCTAAGAAAGATAAAACAGTATCACAAAGAGAACGTGAATTGGTTGCTTATCATGAGGCTGGACATACCATTGTTGGTTTAGTCTTGTCAAATGCCCGTGTTGTTCATAAAGTTACCATTGTACCACGTGGACGTGCAGGTGGCTACATGATTGCACTTCCGAAAGAGGATCAAATGCTTCTATCCAAAGAAGACATGAAAGAACAATTAGCAGGTTTGATGGGTGGTCGTGTAGCTGAAGAGATTATCTTTAATGTCCAAACTACAGGAGCTTCAAATGACTTTGAACAAGCCACACAGATGGCGCGTGCTATGGTCACTGAATACGGTATGAGTGAAAAACTTGGCCCAGTTCAATACGAAGGTAATCATGCTATGTTTGGTGCACAAAGTCCTCAAAAATCAATTTCAGAGCAAACAGCCTATGAGATTGATGAGGAAGTTCGTTCATTATTAAATGAGGCACGAAACAAAGCTGCTGAAATTATCCAATCAAATCGTGAAACTCATAAGTTGATTGCAGAAGCATTGTTGAAATACGAAACATTAGATAGTACACAGATTAAATCTCTTTACGAAACAGGGAAAATGCCTGAGACAGTAGAAGAGGAATCCCATGCACTATCTTATGATGAAGTAAAATCAAAAATGAGTGAAGAAAAATAA
- the hpt gene encoding hypoxanthine phosphoribosyltransferase encodes MLEHDIKKILVSHDEITEAAKKLGEQLTKEYEGKNPILIGILKGSIPFMAELVKHIDTHIEMDFMMVSSYHGGTASSGVINIKQDVTQDIKGRHVLFVEDIIDTGQTLKNLRDMFIEREAASVKIATLLDKPEGRVVEIEADYTCFTIPNEFVVGYGLDYKENYRNLPYVGVLKEEVYSN; translated from the coding sequence ATGTTAGAACACGATATTAAAAAAATCCTCGTTTCACATGATGAAATTACAGAAGCAGCTAAAAAGCTAGGTGAACAACTAACAAAAGAGTATGAGGGGAAAAATCCAATTCTTATTGGAATTTTGAAAGGATCGATTCCTTTTATGGCTGAATTGGTCAAACATATTGATACGCATATCGAGATGGACTTCATGATGGTATCTAGTTACCATGGTGGAACAGCAAGTAGTGGTGTGATCAATATCAAGCAAGACGTGACTCAAGATATCAAAGGAAGACATGTTTTATTTGTAGAGGATATCATCGATACAGGTCAAACCTTGAAAAATTTGCGAGATATGTTTATTGAAAGAGAAGCAGCTTCTGTTAAAATCGCGACTTTGTTGGATAAACCAGAGGGACGTGTTGTTGAAATTGAAGCGGATTATACTTGCTTTACTATTCCAAATGAGTTTGTAGTAGGTTATGGTCTAGATTATAAAGAAAATTATCGTAACCTTCCTTATGTCGGAGTATTGAAAGAAGAAGTTTATTCAAATTAG
- the tilS gene encoding tRNA lysidine(34) synthetase TilS, with translation MRERDFLNHFLRKEHFKKHSKVVLALSGGLDSMFLFQLLSTYQKELEIELILAHVNHKQRSESDWEENELRKLADAAELPIYITSFSGDFSEARAREFRYDFFRKIMKEVGAIALVTAHHADDQVETILMRLIRGSRLRHLTGIKESQVVDGIEIIRPLLSFHKKDFLPIAHFEDQTNQESTYFRNRIRNRYLPELEKENPRLKSALLDLGREISDYQVAITELSKQIDVEDLNELFSYSQQTQGILLQNYLNQFPDLNLTKAQFAEVRQILETKSQYRHSLKNGYELIKEYQNFRVCKISPQADEKEDELVLHYQNQVRYMGYLFSFGIPIEGDFVQKVTVSRETSVHIRCRKPGDVIILNGHRKKLRRLFIDLKIPIEKRKTTPIIEQFGEIVSILGIATSDLSKNTKNDIMNTVIYIEKIDR, from the coding sequence ATGAGGGAACGGGATTTTTTAAATCATTTTCTCCGAAAAGAGCATTTCAAAAAACATTCTAAAGTCGTGTTAGCTTTATCTGGTGGACTGGATTCAATGTTTTTATTCCAGCTATTGTCTACTTACCAAAAAGAGTTGGAAATTGAGTTGATTTTAGCACATGTCAATCACAAGCAGAGAAGTGAGTCTGACTGGGAGGAAAATGAACTAAGGAAGTTAGCTGATGCAGCTGAACTTCCTATTTATATCACAAGCTTTTCAGGAGACTTTTCAGAAGCGCGTGCTCGAGAGTTTCGTTATGATTTTTTTAGGAAAATCATGAAAGAGGTTGGAGCAATTGCCTTGGTTACTGCCCACCATGCAGATGATCAGGTTGAAACGATTTTGATGCGCTTAATTCGAGGTAGTCGACTACGTCATTTAACAGGAATAAAAGAAAGTCAAGTAGTTGATGGAATTGAAATCATCCGTCCCTTGTTGAGTTTTCATAAAAAGGATTTTCTACCAATTGCTCATTTCGAAGATCAAACAAATCAGGAAAGTACCTATTTTCGCAATCGCATTCGGAATAGGTATTTACCAGAACTTGAAAAAGAAAATCCTCGCCTTAAATCTGCCCTTTTAGATTTAGGAAGGGAGATTTCAGATTACCAAGTAGCCATAACGGAGCTTTCTAAACAAATTGATGTGGAAGATTTGAATGAGCTATTTTCATACTCTCAACAAACTCAAGGAATCTTGCTCCAGAACTATCTTAATCAATTTCCAGACTTAAATCTGACAAAGGCTCAGTTTGCTGAAGTTCGACAGATTTTAGAAACTAAAAGCCAGTATCGTCATTCTCTTAAAAATGGCTATGAATTGATAAAAGAGTATCAGAATTTTCGAGTTTGCAAAATCAGTCCACAGGCCGATGAAAAGGAAGATGAACTTGTGTTACACTATCAAAATCAAGTTCGATATATGGGCTATTTATTTTCCTTTGGCATCCCTATTGAAGGGGATTTTGTTCAAAAAGTAACGGTTTCACGGGAAACATCTGTACATATTAGATGTCGAAAACCTGGCGATGTTATTATCCTAAATGGTCATCGAAAGAAACTGAGACGCTTATTTATAGATTTAAAAATCCCTATTGAAAAACGAAAAACAACCCCTATTATTGAGCAATTTGGAGAAATTGTCTCAATTTTAGGAATTGCGACCAGTGATTTGAGTAAAAACACGAAAAATGATATAATGAACACTGTAATTTATATAGAAAAAATAGATAGGTAA
- a CDS encoding serine hydrolase: MRKFLVVLLLPAFIITSRVVSTEKQLPYSSQEIYYLTESDYGFYYKETLESPMVYGETAVYANEDLVRESGKLTPENTFKIIEWRLNRQGVPVFKLDNHQFILADKRLVYDQSQVQTQNRQVWLEPGFVIYNSPYDAKEISSSLSPYQRVTVDRTLFAEGQELLHIDQVGWVSKEFVSEEDNRIQKVQEILSNNYQNENYSIYVKQLSTGKDAGVNEDNKLYAASILKLAYLYYAQDKINQGDYTLDSSFKYIPEVNSFPGSYKPEGSGSLPKKEDSKDYSLKQLITKVTKESDNVAHNILGYYVTNQSDGAFKEKMSTIMGEDWDVNDKLTSSKMAGKVMEAIYNQNGFVLESLSKTDFDNQRIAKGVSVKVAHKIGDADEYKHDTAIVYTDSPFVLSIFTKNSDYYTIAKIAKEVYEVLK; the protein is encoded by the coding sequence ATGCGTAAGTTCTTAGTAGTTTTATTGCTACCTGCTTTTATCATAACTTCAAGAGTAGTTAGCACAGAAAAACAGCTTCCTTACTCTTCGCAAGAAATTTATTATCTAACTGAGTCTGATTATGGATTCTACTATAAAGAAACTCTGGAATCCCCAATGGTATACGGAGAAACAGCAGTCTATGCTAATGAGGATCTTGTCAGGGAGTCTGGTAAATTGACTCCTGAAAACACCTTTAAAATCATAGAATGGCGTTTGAATAGACAAGGTGTTCCTGTTTTTAAACTAGATAATCACCAGTTTATCCTTGCAGATAAGCGTTTAGTCTATGATCAAAGTCAAGTTCAAACTCAAAATAGACAAGTATGGTTGGAACCAGGGTTTGTTATCTATAACAGCCCCTATGATGCTAAAGAAATTTCTTCATCCCTCTCTCCTTATCAACGCGTAACAGTGGATAGAACCCTCTTTGCTGAGGGACAAGAATTACTTCATATTGATCAAGTTGGGTGGGTATCAAAAGAGTTCGTTTCAGAAGAAGATAATCGCATCCAGAAGGTTCAAGAAATCTTATCAAACAACTATCAGAATGAAAATTACTCTATTTATGTTAAACAGCTGAGTACAGGTAAAGATGCTGGGGTGAATGAAGACAACAAACTCTATGCAGCCAGTATCTTGAAACTGGCCTACCTTTATTATGCTCAGGACAAGATAAATCAAGGCGACTATACGCTGGACAGTAGCTTCAAGTATATCCCCGAAGTAAATAGCTTTCCTGGCTCCTATAAACCAGAAGGTAGTGGTAGTTTACCTAAAAAAGAAGACAGCAAAGATTACAGTCTCAAACAGTTAATTACCAAGGTAACAAAAGAGTCTGATAATGTTGCTCATAATATTTTAGGTTATTATGTGACCAATCAATCTGACGGGGCTTTTAAAGAAAAAATGTCCACCATTATGGGTGAAGATTGGGATGTGAATGATAAATTGACTTCTTCAAAAATGGCTGGAAAGGTCATGGAAGCTATTTATAATCAGAATGGTTTTGTCCTAGAGTCTCTAAGCAAGACTGATTTTGACAATCAAAGAATTGCAAAAGGTGTTTCGGTTAAGGTAGCTCATAAAATTGGAGATGCCGACGAGTATAAACATGACACTGCCATTGTCTATACGGATTCTCCTTTCGTTCTTTCTATTTTCACCAAAAATTCTGATTATTACACTATTGCTAAGATAGCTAAGGAGGTCTATGAGGTTCTAAAATGA
- a CDS encoding SP_0009 family protein: MENLLEVVEQFLSLSDEKLEELAAKNHLLRLQEEREEKNA; this comes from the coding sequence ATGGAAAATTTATTGGAAGTTGTTGAGCAATTTTTAAGTTTGTCAGATGAAAAATTAGAGGAATTGGCAGCTAAAAACCATTTATTACGATTACAAGAAGAAAGGGAAGAGAAGAATGCGTAA
- a CDS encoding septum formation initiator family protein — protein MSKNIVQMNNSFIQNEHQRRRYLMKERQKRNRFMGWVLILMILLFILPTYNLAQSYDQLLQRRQQLTELKEQYQTLSDEKDKESAFAAKLKDEDYVAKYARAKYYYSKKREAIYTIPDLLPR, from the coding sequence ATGTCTAAAAATATTGTACAGATGAATAATTCTTTTATTCAAAATGAACATCAACGTCGTCGTTACCTGATGAAGGAGAGACAAAAACGAAATCGTTTTATGGGTTGGGTCCTTATTTTGATGATCTTGTTGTTTATTTTACCAACTTATAACTTGGCTCAAAGCTATGATCAGTTACTGCAACGTCGTCAGCAATTAACAGAGTTGAAAGAGCAGTACCAAACTCTTAGTGATGAAAAGGATAAGGAATCCGCCTTTGCTGCAAAGTTGAAAGATGAAGACTATGTAGCAAAATATGCACGCGCCAAGTACTATTACTCAAAGAAACGAGAAGCAATTTACACAATTCCTGATTTGCTTCCGAGGTAA
- a CDS encoding RNA-binding S4 domain-containing protein yields MRLDKYLKVSRIIKRRTVAKEVADKGRIKVNGILAKSSTDLKVDDQVEIRFGNKLLLVKVLEMKDSTKKEDAAGMYEILSETRVEENV; encoded by the coding sequence ATGAGATTAGACAAGTATTTAAAAGTATCACGAATTATTAAGCGCCGCACAGTCGCAAAAGAAGTAGCAGATAAAGGTAGAATCAAGGTGAACGGAATCTTGGCCAAAAGTTCAACGGATTTGAAAGTTGATGACCAAGTTGAAATTCGCTTTGGAAATAAGTTGTTGCTTGTTAAAGTACTAGAAATGAAAGATAGTACAAAAAAAGAAGACGCAGCAGGCATGTATGAAATTCTCAGTGAAACACGGGTAGAAGAAAATGTCTAA
- the mfd gene encoding transcription-repair coupling factor, with translation MVTLLDLFSENDQIKKWHQNLIDKKRQLILGLSTSTKALAIASSLEKENKIVLLTSTYGEAERIISDLLSLLGEELVYPFLVDDSPMVEFLMSSQEKIISRVEALRFLSDPSKKGILVCNIAASRLILPSPTRFKESTIKIAVGEEYDQHELLHRLKEIGYRKVTQVQTQGEFSIRGDILDIFEMSQLEPFRIEFFGDEVDGIRTFEVETQLSKENQTNLTIFPASDILLREKDYQRGQSALEKQISKTLSPILKSYLEEILSSFHQKQVHSDSRKFLSLCYDKTWTVFDYIEKDTPVFFDDYQKLMNQYEAFERELAQYFTEDLQNGKSFSGMQYFADTEQTYKKQSPVTFFSNLQKGLGNLKFDHIYQFNQYPMQEFFNQFSFLKEEIERYKKMDYTIVLQSSNSMGSKTLEDVLEEYQIKLDSRDKSSICKESVNLIEGNLRHGFHFVDEKILLITEHEIFQKKLKRRFRRQHASNAERLKDYNELEKGDYVVHHIHGIGQYLGIETIEIQGIHRDYVSVQYQNGDQISIPVEQIQLLSKYVSSDGKPPKLNKLNDGHFKKAKQKVKSQVEDIADDLIKLYSERSQLKGFAFSTDDDEQHAFDDAFPYVETDDQLRSIEEIKRDMQDSHPMDRLLVGDVGFGKTEVAMRAAFKAVNDHKQVVVLVPTTVLAQQHYTNFKERFQNFAVNIDVLSRFRSKKEQAETLEKLKNGQVDILIGTHRVLSKDVVFSDLGLMIIDEEQRFGVKHKETLKELKKQVDVLTLTATPIPRTLHMSMLGIRDLSVIETPPTNRYPVQTYVLEKNDSVIRDAVLREMERGGQVYYLYNKVDTIDKKVSELQELIPEASIGYVHGQMSEIQLENTLLDFIEGQYDILVTTTIIETGVDIPNANTLFIENADHMGLSTLYQLRGRVGRSNRIAYAYLMYRPEKSISEVSEKRLEAIKGFTELGSGFKIAMRDLSIRGAGNLLGKSQSGFIDSVGFELYSQLLEEAIAKRNGNGNKRIKGNAELILQIDAYLPDTYISDQRHKIEIYKKIRQIDNRVNYEELQEELMDRFGEYPDVVAYLLEIGLVKSYFDKVFVERVERKENKITVQFEKVTQRLFLAQDYFKALSATNLKAAIAENKGLMEVVFDVRNKKDYEILEGLLIFGESLLEIKESKEANPI, from the coding sequence ATGGTGACTTTATTAGATTTATTCTCAGAAAATGATCAGATAAAAAAATGGCATCAAAATCTGATAGATAAGAAAAGACAACTAATACTTGGTTTATCAACGTCTACCAAGGCTCTTGCAATTGCAAGCAGCCTAGAAAAAGAAAATAAGATTGTGTTACTGACCTCGACTTATGGTGAAGCAGAACGAATTATCAGTGATCTTCTTTCTCTCTTAGGAGAGGAACTTGTCTATCCATTTTTGGTTGATGACTCTCCTATGGTAGAGTTTTTGATGTCTTCGCAAGAAAAAATCATTTCGCGGGTTGAGGCCTTGCGTTTTTTGAGTGATCCGTCTAAGAAAGGGATTTTAGTTTGTAATATCGCAGCGAGTCGGTTAATTTTACCCTCTCCGACTAGATTTAAAGAAAGTACTATAAAAATTGCAGTTGGCGAAGAATATGACCAACACGAGCTACTTCACCGGTTAAAGGAAATTGGATATCGAAAAGTTACTCAAGTACAGACACAAGGTGAGTTTAGTATTCGAGGAGACATTTTAGATATTTTTGAGATGTCTCAGTTAGAACCTTTCCGAATCGAGTTTTTTGGCGATGAAGTAGATGGTATTCGTACTTTTGAAGTTGAAACACAATTATCGAAAGAAAATCAGACAAACCTCACTATCTTTCCAGCTAGCGACATACTTTTGAGAGAAAAGGATTATCAACGAGGTCAGTCAGCTTTAGAAAAGCAAATTTCGAAGACTCTATCGCCAATTTTGAAATCCTATCTAGAAGAAATTTTGTCAAGTTTTCATCAAAAACAAGTACATTCAGATAGTCGAAAGTTTTTGTCCTTATGTTATGATAAAACATGGACTGTATTTGATTATATTGAAAAAGATACACCAGTATTCTTTGATGACTATCAAAAATTGATGAATCAGTATGAAGCCTTTGAAAGAGAATTAGCGCAATACTTTACAGAAGATTTACAGAATGGCAAATCATTTTCTGGGATGCAGTATTTTGCAGATACAGAGCAAACCTATAAAAAACAAAGTCCAGTTACCTTTTTCTCCAATCTGCAAAAGGGCTTAGGAAATCTTAAGTTTGATCACATTTATCAATTTAATCAATACCCTATGCAGGAGTTTTTCAATCAGTTTTCTTTTCTTAAAGAAGAAATTGAGCGATACAAAAAAATGGACTACACCATTGTTTTGCAGTCTAGCAATTCAATGGGAAGTAAGACGTTGGAGGATGTTTTAGAGGAATATCAGATCAAATTGGATTCCAGAGATAAGTCAAGTATCTGTAAAGAATCTGTAAACTTGATTGAGGGTAATCTAAGACATGGTTTTCATTTTGTAGATGAAAAAATTCTCTTGATTACTGAACATGAGATTTTTCAAAAGAAATTAAAACGTCGTTTTCGAAGACAACATGCTTCAAACGCAGAGCGATTAAAAGATTATAATGAACTTGAAAAAGGGGACTACGTTGTTCACCATATCCATGGAATTGGTCAATATTTAGGAATCGAAACAATTGAAATCCAAGGTATTCACCGTGATTATGTCAGTGTACAGTATCAAAATGGTGACCAAATCTCCATCCCAGTAGAGCAGATTCAGTTACTGTCTAAATATGTTTCAAGTGATGGGAAACCTCCAAAACTTAATAAATTAAATGATGGTCATTTTAAAAAAGCCAAGCAAAAAGTTAAGAGCCAGGTGGAGGATATAGCTGACGATTTAATCAAACTCTATTCTGAACGCAGTCAATTGAAAGGCTTTGCTTTTTCAACTGATGATGATGAGCAACATGCTTTTGATGATGCTTTCCCTTATGTTGAAACGGATGATCAACTTCGTAGTATTGAGGAAATTAAGAGAGATATGCAGGATTCTCATCCCATGGATCGACTTTTAGTTGGGGATGTTGGTTTTGGAAAGACTGAAGTTGCAATGCGTGCTGCTTTTAAGGCAGTCAATGATCACAAACAGGTTGTCGTTCTAGTTCCAACGACGGTTTTAGCGCAACAGCACTATACGAATTTTAAGGAACGATTCCAAAATTTTGCTGTTAATATTGATGTGTTGAGTCGCTTTAGAAGTAAAAAAGAGCAGGCAGAAACACTTGAAAAACTAAAGAATGGTCAAGTCGATATTTTGATTGGAACGCATCGTGTTTTGTCAAAAGATGTTGTGTTTTCTGATTTGGGCTTGATGATTATTGATGAGGAACAACGATTCGGTGTTAAGCATAAGGAAACTTTGAAAGAACTGAAAAAACAAGTGGATGTTCTAACCTTGACAGCAACGCCGATTCCTCGTACTCTTCATATGTCTATGCTAGGAATCAGAGACTTGTCTGTTATTGAAACTCCTCCAACCAATCGCTATCCTGTTCAAACCTATGTATTAGAGAAGAATGATAGTGTCATTCGTGATGCTGTCTTGCGTGAAATGGAGCGTGGAGGTCAAGTTTACTATCTTTACAACAAAGTTGACACTATTGATAAGAAGGTTTCAGAATTACAGGAGTTGATTCCAGAGGCTTCGATTGGATATGTTCATGGACAAATGAGTGAAATTCAGTTGGAAAATACTCTACTTGATTTCATTGAAGGTCAGTATGATATTTTGGTGACGACTACTATTATTGAGACAGGGGTAGATATTCCAAATGCCAATACCTTATTTATTGAAAATGCAGACCATATGGGTTTGTCAACCTTGTATCAATTAAGAGGAAGAGTCGGTCGTAGTAATCGTATTGCTTATGCCTATCTCATGTATCGTCCAGAAAAATCAATCAGTGAAGTCTCTGAAAAGAGATTAGAAGCGATTAAGGGATTTACAGAATTAGGCTCAGGATTTAAGATTGCGATGCGAGATCTTTCGATTCGTGGAGCAGGAAATCTCCTAGGAAAATCGCAGTCTGGTTTCATTGATTCTGTTGGTTTTGAATTGTATTCACAGTTATTAGAGGAAGCTATCGCTAAACGGAACGGTAATGGGAATAAAAGAATCAAAGGAAATGCTGAGTTGATTTTACAAATCGACGCCTATCTTCCTGACACTTATATTTCTGATCAACGACATAAGATTGAAATTTACAAGAAAATTCGTCAAATTGACAATCGTGTAAACTATGAAGAACTACAAGAAGAATTGATGGATCGTTTTGGAGAATACCCAGATGTAGTAGCATATCTTTTAGAGATTGGTTTGGTCAAGTCATATTTTGACAAGGTATTTGTAGAACGTGTGGAAAGAAAAGAAAATAAGATTACAGTTCAATTTGAAAAAGTCACTCAACGACTATTCTTGGCTCAAGATTATTTTAAAGCTTTATCCGCAACGAACTTAAAAGCAGCCATAGCTGAGAATAAGGGATTAATGGAAGTTGTATTCGATGTCCGAAACAAGAAGGATTATGAAATTTTAGAAGGTTTGCTGATTTTTGGAGAAAGTTTATTAGAGATAAAAGAATCAAAGGAAGCAAATCCCATTTAA
- the pth gene encoding aminoacyl-tRNA hydrolase: MTKLLVGLGNPGEKYFETKHNVGFMLIDQLVKKQNVTFTHDKIFQADLASFFLNGEKIYLVKPTTFMNESGKAVHALLTYYGLDIEDLLVIYDDLDMEVGKIRLRAKGSAGGHNGIKSIIQHIGTQVFNRIKIGIGRPKKGTSVVHHVLSKFDQDDYVGILQSIDKVDDAVNYYFQEKNFEKTMQRYNG; this comes from the coding sequence ATGACTAAATTACTTGTTGGATTAGGAAATCCAGGGGAAAAATATTTTGAAACCAAGCACAACGTTGGATTTATGTTGATTGACCAATTGGTCAAAAAACAAAATGTTACCTTTACACATGACAAGATATTTCAAGCTGACCTAGCATCTTTTTTCCTCAATGGAGAAAAAATTTATCTGGTCAAACCAACAACATTTATGAATGAAAGTGGAAAAGCGGTTCATGCTTTATTGACTTACTATGGTTTGGATATTGAAGATTTACTCGTTATTTACGACGATCTTGACATGGAAGTTGGGAAAATTCGTTTAAGAGCAAAGGGCTCAGCAGGTGGGCATAATGGTATCAAGTCTATTATTCAACATATAGGGACTCAGGTATTTAACCGTATTAAAATAGGTATTGGAAGACCTAAAAAAGGCACGTCAGTGGTTCACCATGTTTTAAGTAAGTTTGATCAGGATGACTATGTGGGGATTTTACAGTCTATTGACAAGGTTGACGATGCTGTAAACTACTATTTCCAAGAGAAAAACTTTGAGAAAACAATGCAGAGGTATAACGGCTAA